The sequence GGTTGTCGTTTCTGATGCGGGGATTTCGTCTGATTTAGTGATTTTAGTAGGTGGAGCTGATGTGAGTCATTTCCCAATTCTTTCAGAGGGAAAGGTATCGGGTTTGCCTGTTTTTCATATAGGTACAAGGCCACTTGCAGGAGTTGAAAATTTGGATATTATTTCTTTGGTAAAACAATCTTCTTCTGTTTCAGAGATAGTAGCTGATTTAATTAAAGAAATGCAGCTTGAGGTGGATGCTGATATTGCTTCTAATTTAATTTCTGGAATCGAGATTGGTAGCAATCACTATACTACCGATGGAGTTTCAGCCAACACATTTCAACTTATTGCAGATTTAATGAGGCTTGGGGGCCAAAGGTTTCCTCAGTTGCCGAAGAAGGATTACCCGCAGGGGGCAATTCCTACTGTTAAACCTTTCTCTCAACAAGAGCAAGTCGAAATTCCCAAGACTCAAAGTCAGTCTCAAGAAGAAAATCCCCCGCAGGATTGGCTGGCTCCCAAGATTTTTAAAAGTACGCAAATAAGTTAATTGGGGGTTGTTTTTATTTTTTTTCCTGATAAAATAAGCAAGATGTAGTCAAGGTTTACCTTTTGTTTAAGGTTTACTTTGATTAACACGACGATGGCTTTAACGCACGAGGAAAAACAAGAAATAATTAAGAAATTTGCCCGTGAGAAAGGGGATACAGGTTCTCCTGAGGTTCAAGTTGCTCTTCTTTCTTTTCAGATAGAAAAGCTAGCCCATCACCTTAAAGAACATAAAAAAGATGTTCATTCAAGACGAGGTCTTTTGTCAATGATTGCCAAAAGACGACGTCTTTTAAACTATCTTAAAAAGCATGACATTAGTCGTTATAATGCTTTGGTTGAGAAGTTAGATCTAGGTAAGAAAGAAATAGATGAAAAAGATTCAAAAGATAAAAAAGGAAATTGATTTTGGTGGTAAGAAATTAGTCCTTACTTCTGGAAATATTGCCTTTCAAGCAACTGGTGCTGTAATGGCTCAATATGGTGAAACTGTGGTTTTGGCTGCGGTTGTATCTTCACCTTTGAAGGAAGATTTAGGTTATTTTCCTCTTTCGGTGGAATATCAAGAAAGACTTTATGCCGGAGGAAGGATTAAAGGTAGCCGGTGGGTAAAAAGAGAAGGTAGGCCTTCAGATGAAGAGATATTAACAGGAAGATTAATTGACAGAAGTATTAGACCACTCTTCCCTAAAGAATATTCTAATAACGAAGTTCAAGTGACAATAACAGTGCTTTCTGTTGATATGGAAAATAGTCCTGATATTGTTTCTGCTATTGCCACGTCAGCTGCTTTGGCAGCATCAGGAATTCCTTGGCTTGGTCCTGTAGCTGTTTCAAGAGTGGGTTTTAAGGATGGCAAGTTTATTATTAACCCACTTCAATCTGAGCAGGAAAATTCTGATTTAGACTTGGTTGTTTCTACTACTAAGGATTCGGTGATAATGATTGAAGCTGGGGCTAAACAGGTTAGTGAGGAAAAGATTCTTGAGGGAATAGAGTTTGCTCAGGAAGAAGGGAAAAAGCTTATTGATTTTATTTCTGAGTTTGCTCAAGAAGTTAACCCTAATGGCCAAATTAAAGTAGAAAAGCAAAAAAATAAGTCCTTGCTTGAGAAAATTGATAAGGAGGAAGGAAAACAAATAGAGGAATTATTGGTTAAAATGGCCAAAAAAGAAATAGGTTATGGAGAAGTTGATGAGTACAAGTTTTCTTTAGCCGAAAAGTTTTCCGAGGAAGATAAAAAAGAGGTTTTTGCTTGTTTTGATGAACTTACTTCTTTAAAGTTTCGCAAGATGGTTCTTTCTGGCAAGCGCCCTGATGGAAGAAAATTAGATGAAATAAGGGAGCTTTCAATTGAAGTTGGAGTTTTGCCAAGAACTCACGGTTCAGCTATTTTTAAAAGGGGCCATACTCAAGTTTTATCAATTACTACTCTTGGTTCTCCGTCTCTTGAGCAATTGATAGAGACAGCAGAGGGTGAGGAGTCAAAGCGTTATATGCACCACTACAGTATGCCTCCTTACTCAAGCGGTGAAACTGGAAGAGTAGGT comes from Patescibacteria group bacterium and encodes:
- the pnp gene encoding polyribonucleotide nucleotidyltransferase → MKKIQKIKKEIDFGGKKLVLTSGNIAFQATGAVMAQYGETVVLAAVVSSPLKEDLGYFPLSVEYQERLYAGGRIKGSRWVKREGRPSDEEILTGRLIDRSIRPLFPKEYSNNEVQVTITVLSVDMENSPDIVSAIATSAALAASGIPWLGPVAVSRVGFKDGKFIINPLQSEQENSDLDLVVSTTKDSVIMIEAGAKQVSEEKILEGIEFAQEEGKKLIDFISEFAQEVNPNGQIKVEKQKNKSLLEKIDKEEGKQIEELLVKMAKKEIGYGEVDEYKFSLAEKFSEEDKKEVFACFDELTSLKFRKMVLSGKRPDGRKLDEIRELSIEVGVLPRTHGSAIFKRGHTQVLSITTLGSPSLEQLIETAEGEESKRYMHHYSMPPYSSGETGRVGFPSRREIGHGALAERALLPVIPPEDEFPYTIRVVSEVLSSNGSTSMASTCGSTLSLMDAGVPISDPVGGIAMGVIVESDKKFAVLTDIAGIEDGAGDMDFKVAGTKSGITALQLDVKTLKLTTHILSEALKQAKKARLEILDAMLKVIDKPRESLSVYAPKIKSFKIPQDKIGELIGPGGRVIRSLIAQTGAQIEVEDDGTVSITGATDESLQEAVSRVEQLVKEVKADEVYEGIVKRIEPFGAFIEILPGKEGMVHVSDMSVDYVRDPHDFLKLGDKVQVRVKGVDDLGRINLSMILDKTKEKQPGQNRDSYSRNRKSDNFRRQKGSSGPHFPTSRLLDGFEKKRY
- the rpsO gene encoding 30S ribosomal protein S15, producing the protein MALTHEEKQEIIKKFAREKGDTGSPEVQVALLSFQIEKLAHHLKEHKKDVHSRRGLLSMIAKRRRLLNYLKKHDISRYNALVEKLDLGKKEIDEKDSKDKKGN